The DNA window CCGCCCTTGCCCTTCAGATACTTCTGGTTCTTCGCATACTCCGGGTCGTCCTCCAGTCCGGGGAACCGCACCCACTCGACCTTCGGATGGTCCTTGAGGTGCTTGGCGACGGCGAGCGAGTTCTCGCAATGACGCTCCATCCGCAGCGGCAGCGTTTCGATCCCCTGCAGGATCTGCCACGCGTTGTCGGGGCTCGAGCAGGCGCCGAGATTGCGCAGCGGAACCGTGCGCATCCGCAGGATGTAAGCGAGGGGCGCGAGCATTTCCGGCAGGTCGTGTCCCCAGCGCAGGCCGTGATACGATTCGTCCGGATTGTCGTAGAGCGGGTGCTTGCCGCCGGTCCAGTCGAAGCGGCCCGAGTCCACCACCACGCCGCCGAGTCCCGCACCATGCCCGCCCATCCACTTGGTCAGCGAGTGGACGACGATGTCGGCTCCGTGATCGAGCGGGCGTGTCAGATAGGGCGTCGAGCAGGTGGCATCGACGATCAATGGCAGGCCGTGGGCCTTGGCAATCTCCGCGACCGCCTCCAGATCGGTGATCTCAAGCGCGGGATTGGAAATCGTCTCGCAGAAGAACGCCCGCGTCTTGTCGTCGGCCGCCTTGGCGAAATTCTCCGGGTCGTTCGAATCAACGAAGCGCACCTCGATGCCGAGCGCCGGAAGGATGTTGTCGAACTGCGTGTAGCTGCCGCCGTAGAGGTTGCGCGCCGAGACGATGTTGTCGCCCGCAGAGGCGAGGTTGATGATCGAGTTGAAGATCGCCGCCGTGCCGGACGAATGACCGAGGCCCGCGAGTTCGTGCGCACCCTCGAGCAGGCTCACCCGTTTTTCGAGAACGGCGACCGTCGGGTTGGTCAGCCGGCTGTAGATGTTCCCGAGTTCCTTCAGCGCGAACAGGTTCGCCGCGTGCTCGGTGTTGTTGAAGGTGAAGGCGGTGCTGCGGTGGACCGGAACCGCGCGCGAGTTGGTGGAGGCTTCCGGCTCGTAGCCGCCGTGCAGACAGAGAGTTTCGTGTTTCATGGGGATGGAAGGCGAACCTAGGGAACCCACCCTCCCGGGATCAAGGCGATCCGTCGGCCGAAACCGTCATGGCGCGTGGATGGGATCGGACCGCAAAGGTCCAACACCGAGAAGGACTCAGAACCCGCGGCGGTCCGGCCTTGGCGCCTTTGCGTCTTGGCGGTTCATCCATCCGATCCACCTCAAAAGTCGGGCTCAAAAATCGCTCCCCGACTCGCGGGCCCGGCGGATGAGATCCGGCCGCTGCTGACGGAAGACGTTGAAGACATGGTTGGCGAAGTATGAACCGGCCTGGGCATACAGATTGAACGCCGTATCGACCCCGAGCTCGCGAAGCTGGCGGATCTCCTCCTCATACTTGGCGGTCACGGCCACGACACCACCGAAGCCGTGGCGCTTCAGGGTTTCGACCGCATGCACGTTGGCGCTGTGCTTCGGCATCGCGAGCACCACCAAGTCGATATCGTCCTTCAGCCGCACCTTCTCCCAAAAGTCCGAG is part of the Haloferula helveola genome and encodes:
- a CDS encoding O-acetylhomoserine aminocarboxypropyltransferase/cysteine synthase family protein; translated protein: MKHETLCLHGGYEPEASTNSRAVPVHRSTAFTFNNTEHAANLFALKELGNIYSRLTNPTVAVLEKRVSLLEGAHELAGLGHSSGTAAIFNSIINLASAGDNIVSARNLYGGSYTQFDNILPALGIEVRFVDSNDPENFAKAADDKTRAFFCETISNPALEITDLEAVAEIAKAHGLPLIVDATCSTPYLTRPLDHGADIVVHSLTKWMGGHGAGLGGVVVDSGRFDWTGGKHPLYDNPDESYHGLRWGHDLPEMLAPLAYILRMRTVPLRNLGACSSPDNAWQILQGIETLPLRMERHCENSLAVAKHLKDHPKVEWVRFPGLEDDPEYAKNQKYLKGKGGSVVVFGIKGGATAGASFINELKLFSHVANLGDAKSLAIHPATTTHSQLTEEQQLAGGIRPELVRLSVGIEHIDDIIDDLDQALGA